Proteins from one Ananas comosus cultivar F153 linkage group 5, ASM154086v1, whole genome shotgun sequence genomic window:
- the LOC109710584 gene encoding receptor kinase-like protein Xa21, which produces MALASLVLVRRMEGFFHALFFLIILLYVMSAAWCTATAAAGIKQAASDRAALLSFKSLVDDDPFRALSSWNNGSLHYCRWRGVSCGRRHPDRVTALDLKSLRLAGFVSPAVANLTFLRRIDLSDNKLGGRIPEELGSLRRLRYLNLSVNSLRGTIPSLLGNCSNLQLLNLRDNKLDGEIPPTLSSLSGLRELMLRQNMLQGTIPSHLTQCKELQVVDLRNNFLTEEIPPELGYLHKLISLALSYNNLTGAIPATLGNLAQLQNLDLKFNSLSGSIPDSLGNLSSLIYLSFGKNNLSGPMPPSFGSLLSLNILEIQQNSLTGTIPSTLTNLSSLNVVALRGNNLHGEIPRFAELPLLFYLDCTSNNLSGTIPISLGRLSSLEYLRLRMNNLTGEIPSSLYNLSSLKTLELFYNQIEGTLPSDIGNALPNLQALYIYENQLGGKIPASLSNASELKDLELMANAFHGTILPIFGALQSLLRLELEGNQLEARKPSDWSFITALTNCTSLQLLDLGGNQLEGTLPKSLVNLSTSLNVLVLNSNQISGIIPTEIEKLISLTTLDMSGNDLQGTVPVEISHIRQLQLLRLSNNMLSGEIPPTLGNLTRMDKLDLGSNDFEGAIPPTLSKLLMLELLDLSNNRQSGTIPKEVLTLSSLPILLDLSHNLLNGSLPLEVGNLINIWGLNLSNNRLSGEIPDTIGKCAILEILHLENNLFHGSILASIGNLRGLEELDLSKNFFSGQIPAFLDELPDLHYLNLSFNSFEGRVPMKGVFKNASEVSLIGNSKLCGGIPELHLLKCTSDAFATKHHSDYKLRVILIPICGAILCLIIIICLLGIHHLIKNSQRKPQSRFSLRNRHAKVSYDELLRATNGFSSDNLIGTGSFGSVYKAAMNYENVDTVVVKVLNLQQHGAFRSFMSECEALRSTRHRNLVKILTLCSSLDHRGNNFKALVFEYMPNGSLEEWLHPNARKNRPFRSLSLIQRLNIAVDIASALEYLHHGGSMPIVHCDLKPSNILLDNEMTAHVGDFGLAKFLRQPPDESSEHSSTSTVGIKGSIGYVPPEYGMGCKPSRLGNAYSYGILLLEMFTGMSPLNDKFKDGLSLCGYVRAAAASPQHVMDIIDRNLHSADNDKAYREECVRDCVVSVFDCGLACSNESPYERCDMTKVAKELSAAREMLLS; this is translated from the exons ATGGCTTTAGCTTCTCTTGTCTTAGTTCGTAGAATGGAAGGCTTTTTCcatgcactattttttctcatcATTCTACTATATGTGATGTCCGCCGCCTGGTGCACCGCCACTGCTGCCGCCGGGATCAAACAAGCTGCATCCGACCGCGCCGCCCTCCTCTCCTTCAAGTCCCTCGTCGACGACGATCCGTTCAGAGCGCTCTCCTCGTGGAACAACGGCTCTCTCCACTACTGCAGGTGGCGTGGTGTCTCCTGCGGCCGCCGCCATCCCGACCGGGTCACGGCCCTCGACCTCAAGTCTCTCCGCCTAGCCGGTTTCGTATCGCCCGCCGTAGCCAACCTCACATTCCTCCGGAGGATCGACCTGTCCGACAACAAGCTAGGCGGGCGCATCCCGGAGGAGTTAGGAAGCCTACGCCGGCTGAGATATCTCAACCTGAGTGTGAATTCTCTTCGCGGAACGATCCCGTCTTTGCTCGGCAATTGCTCTAATCTTCAACTACTCAACTTGAGAGATAATAAGCTCGATGGTGAGATCCCACCAACTCTATCGAGTCTTTCCGGTCTTAGAGAGCTTATGCTGCGTCAAAACATGTTACAAGGAACAATCCCTTCCCATCTAACACAGTGTAAAGAGCTTCAGGTTGTCGATCTAAGGAATAACTTTCTCACAGAAGAAATTCCACCAGAGCTTGGCTATCTTCACAAGTTAATATCGTTAGCTCTAAGCTACAATAATCTTACAGGAGCCATCCCTGCTACTTTGGGCAATCTTGCTCAGCTTCAAAACCTTGATCTAAAATTCAATAGCCTTTCTGGGTCCATCccggattcacttgggaatctCTCTTCCCTAATCTATCTTTCTTTCGGCAAAAATAACTTGTCAGGACCCATGCCTCCATCCTTCGGTAGCCTTCTCTCCTTGAACATACTTGAAATCCAACAGAATAGTCTCACAGGAACCATTCCGTCGACTCTTACGAACCTCTCCTCTCTGAACGTGGTTGCACTACGAGGAAACAACCTTCATGGTGAAATTCCTCGCTTTGCAGAACTTCCACTCCTCTTTTACCTGGACTGCACTTCTAACAATCTCTCCGGGACGATCCCAATCTCGCTCGGACGACTTTCATCGCTCGAATATCTCCGTCTCAGGATGAACAACTTAACAGGGGAAATACCATCATCCCTTTACAATCTATCATCCCTGAAGACCTTAGAACTCTTTTATAACCAAATCGAGGGAACTCTACCCTCCGATATCGGAAATGCTCTTCCGAACCTTCAAGCCCTTTACATATATGAAAATCAGCTCGGGGGAAAAATTCCAGCATCCTTGTCCAATGCTTCTGAGCTTAAAGACCTTGAGCTAATGGCCAATGCATTCCATGGCACGATACTCCCGATCTTTGGGGCCTTGCAAAGCCTCTTGCGGCTCGAATTGGAGGGGAATCAACTTGAAGCCAGGAAGCCTAGTGACTGGAGCTTCATTACCGCACTGACCAACTGCACCAGTCTCCAATTGTTGGACCTAGGAGGCAATCAACTTGAAGGCACACTGCCCAAATCTCTAGTCAATCTTTCCACTAGTCTTAATGTTTTGGTACTCAATAGCAACCAAATATCAGGAATTATACCTACCGAGATTGAGAAGCTCATCAGTCTAACTACTCTTGACATGAGTGGTAACGACCTTCAAGGCACCGTTCCTGTAGAAATCAGTCATATTAGGCAACTACAGCTCTTACGTCTGTCAAATAACATGCTTTCGGGCGAAATTCCTCCCACTTTGGGCAACCTAACACGAATGGACAAACTCGATCTCGGCAGCAATGATTTTGAAGGAGCCATTCCGCCGACATTAAGCAAACTGTTAATGCTAGAGTtgttagatttatcaaataataGGCAAAGCGGTACTATTCCTAAAGAAGTTTTGACCCTTTCATCACTACCAATCCTCCTTGACTTGTCGCATAATTTACTCAACGGTTCATTACCGTTGGAAGTGGGCAACTTGATAAATATCTGGGGGCTTAATCTCTCAAATAACAGGCTCTCTGGTGAGATTCCAGACACCATCGGCAAATGCGCCATCTTGGAAATTCTTCATTTAGAGAATAACTTATTTCATGGGTCCATTCTTGCCTCCATTGGCAATTTAAGAGGGCTTGAGGAGCTTGATCTCTCAAAAAACTTCTTCTCAGGCCAAATACCGGCATTCCTTGACGAGCTCCCGGATCTACACTATTTGAATCTCTCCTTCAACAGTTTTGAGGGTCGAGTGCCAATGAAAGGGGTCTTTAAGAATGCGAGCGAAGTCTCACTTATCGGAAATAGTAAACTCTGCGGCGGAATTCCAGAATTACACTTGCTGAAATGCACTTCAGATGCCTTTGCAACAAAACATCACTCTGATTATAAACTCAGAGTAATACTCATTCCTATATGTGGagcaattttgtgtttgattatAATCATATGCTTGCTTGGGATACATCACTTGATTAAAAACTCGCAGAGAAAGCCGCAGTCGAGGTTTTCCTTAAGAAACCGACACGCGAAAGTATCTTACGATGAGCTCTTGAGGGCTACAAATGGGTTCTCCTCAGATAATTTGATCGGCACCGGAAGTTTTGGGTCGGTTTATAAAGCCGCCATGAACTATGAAAACGTCGACACCGTCGTGGTGAAAGTGCTTAACCTTCAACAGCATGGGGCTTTCAGAAGTTTTATGTCTGAATGTGAGGCCCTGAGAAGCACTCGACACCGAAATCTTGTCAAAATTCTTACATTGTGCTCTAGTTTGGATCACCGTGGTAACAATTTCAAGGCCTTGGTTTTTGAGTACATGCCTAATGGGAGCTTAGAAGAGTGGCTACATCCAAATGCACGCAAGAATAGGCCATTCAGAAGCCTAAGCCTAATCCAGAGGTTGAACATAGCTGTCGACATAGCCTCGGCGTTAGAGTATCTTCATCACGGAGGGTCCATGCCGATTGTTCACTGTGATCTTAAGCCCAGCAACATCCTTCTCGACAATGAAATGACAGCGCATGTGGGTGATTTCGGGTTAGCAAAGTTTCTGCGGCAACCGCCTGACGAATCATCAGAGCATTCGTCTACCAGTACTGTGGGAATCAAAGGATCTATTGGTTATGTTCCTCCAG AGTATGGAATGGGGTGTAAACCATCTAGGCTCGGCAATGCATACAGCTACGGAATTCTTCTGCTGGAAATGTTCACTGGAATGAGCCCCCTCAACGACAAGTTCAAAGACGGATTGAGCCTTTGTGGATATGTtcgtgctgctgctgcttcacCTCAACATGTCATGGACATCATAGACAGAAACCTGCATTCAGCTGATAATGATAAAGCTTATCGAGAAGAGTGTGTGCGAGATTGCGTAGTTTCGGTGTTCGACTGCGGTCTCGCGTGCTCGAACGAATCGCCATACGAACGATGCGACATGACGAAAGTTGCAAAGGAGCTGAGTGCAGCAAGAGAGATGCTTCTTAGCTAA
- the LOC109710583 gene encoding uncharacterized protein LOC109710583 isoform X1 gives MLQSDGVLFELLRRLQLMELSVQTLQVRPSSTNTQEQHEKSFKSTAPPSHSHALGVVAAATHPSGSLAVAASLDSSIRVFDVDSNDSSTPSTATRAKAATRGTGTPPRANSELIMDD, from the exons ATGTTGCAGTCGGACGGGGTGCTGTTCGAGTTGCTGAGAAGGCTGCAGCTGATGGAGCTTTCAGTGCAGACGCTGCAGGTGCGGCCTTCAAGTACCAACACTCAAGAGCAACATGAAAAATCATTCAA ATCTACAGCGCCGCCCTCGCACAGTCACGCCCTtggcgtcgtcgccgccgccacccaCCCCTCCGGCTccctcgccgtcgccgcctccctCGACAGCTCCATTCGCGTCTTCGACGTCGACTCCAACGATAGTTCGACCCCAAGTACTGCTACGAGGGCGAAAGCTGCTACAAGAGGGACTGGAACTCCTCCAAGGGCTAACAGTGAACTTATAATGGATGATTAA
- the LOC109710581 gene encoding uncharacterized protein LOC109710581 isoform X1, which produces MLNGKWASVPAFSASSTTRRISGPRFTPAPVIRPPDPPALFFAPITQVLSGFLLRPRSSHFPFSSDDALAPPVHPAGVPPDALLRAILRQRLSPFGGASHRTTPPSSLLSHLLLSLPCSTLGGAAAGVDVEDNDGAGESGDDLGPVREVDREVKLAG; this is translated from the exons ATGCTTAACGGTAAGTGGGCGTCGGTTCCGGCCTTCTCCGCATCATCCACCACCCGGCGGATATCGGGTCCGCGTTTTACGCCCGCTCCGGTGATCCGACCGCCCGATCCGCCAGCTCTCTTCTTCGCCCCAATTACCCAGGTTCTGTCGGGCTTCCTTCTCCGACCTCGATCCTCCCATTTCCCCTTCAGCTCCGACGATGCCCTAGCCCCGCCGGTTCACCCTGCCGGAGTTCCGCCTGACGCCCTTCTCCGTGCTATCCTCCGCCAGCGCCTGAGCCCCTTCGGAGGCGCTTCCCACCGGACCACTCCGCCGAGCTCGCTCCTCTCCCACCTCCTGCTGTCACTTCCCTGCTCTACCTT AGGTGGTGCTGCTGCTGGGGTCGATGTGGAAGACAACGACGGAGCCGGTGAGAGCGGGGATGACCTGGGCCCGGTCCGAGAAGTCGACCGGGAGGTGAAACTGGCCGGGTGA
- the LOC109710581 gene encoding uncharacterized protein LOC109710581 isoform X2 produces MLNGKWASVPAFSASSTTRRISGPRFTPAPVIRPPDPPALFFAPITQVLSGFLLRPRSSHFPFSSDDALAPPVHPAGVPPDALLRAILRQRLSPFGGASHRTTPPSSLLSHLLLVVTEVVLLLGSMWKTTTEPVRAGMTWARSEKSTGR; encoded by the exons ATGCTTAACGGTAAGTGGGCGTCGGTTCCGGCCTTCTCCGCATCATCCACCACCCGGCGGATATCGGGTCCGCGTTTTACGCCCGCTCCGGTGATCCGACCGCCCGATCCGCCAGCTCTCTTCTTCGCCCCAATTACCCAGGTTCTGTCGGGCTTCCTTCTCCGACCTCGATCCTCCCATTTCCCCTTCAGCTCCGACGATGCCCTAGCCCCGCCGGTTCACCCTGCCGGAGTTCCGCCTGACGCCCTTCTCCGTGCTATCCTCCGCCAGCGCCTGAGCCCCTTCGGAGGCGCTTCCCACCGGACCACTCCGCCGAGCTCGCTCCTCTCCCACCTCCTGCT GGTTGTTACAGAGGTGGTGCTGCTGCTGGGGTCGATGTGGAAGACAACGACGGAGCCGGTGAGAGCGGGGATGACCTGGGCCCGGTCCGAGAAGTCGACCGGGAGGTGA
- the LOC109710583 gene encoding uncharacterized protein LOC109710583 isoform X2, with the protein MELSVQTLQVRPSSTNTQEQHEKSFKSTAPPSHSHALGVVAAATHPSGSLAVAASLDSSIRVFDVDSNDSSTPSTATRAKAATRGTGTPPRANSELIMDD; encoded by the exons ATGGAGCTTTCAGTGCAGACGCTGCAGGTGCGGCCTTCAAGTACCAACACTCAAGAGCAACATGAAAAATCATTCAA ATCTACAGCGCCGCCCTCGCACAGTCACGCCCTtggcgtcgtcgccgccgccacccaCCCCTCCGGCTccctcgccgtcgccgcctccctCGACAGCTCCATTCGCGTCTTCGACGTCGACTCCAACGATAGTTCGACCCCAAGTACTGCTACGAGGGCGAAAGCTGCTACAAGAGGGACTGGAACTCCTCCAAGGGCTAACAGTGAACTTATAATGGATGATTAA
- the LOC109710327 gene encoding uncharacterized protein LOC109710327: MANPRPAGLFLPQKFFPKPFFFFTISLPQFPSLLLIPIPLLSVSLSRSPTLLCHSLYLSLSSPLISILNSFTLILSSTYYHHLQSQLILNWISTEARLDQEGQLRAHHHPQFSLTLIEVIHRVAKLSPGYYNLILHYLHRHPQFLRTPRPSHWGHQNPNLRVAIECGVRRVVYTGSAAVAFDGSRDVVLGDGSMPYPDKYADVLDEPRVQVEMMVLDANWRGGICTYLVFFLECQILWVMVVFFGVCGPLHWIVAFVCDVLFECKCLLIFLVNILLLSYYL; the protein is encoded by the exons ATGGCGAACCCAAGACCTGCCGG TCTATTTCTCCCCCAAAAATTCTTCCccaaacccttcttcttctttactaTTTCTCTTCCCCAATTCCCTTCTCTACTTCTAATCCCCATCCCTCTcctctctgtttctctctctcgatcCCCAACTCTTCTCTGTCACTCTctctacctatctctctcttcccctcttatCTCTATTCTCAATTCCTTTACCTTAATCCTCAGCTCAACATATTACCATCATCTCCAATCCCAGCTGATCCTCAATTGGATATCAACGGAGGCTAGATTGGATCAGGAAGGCCAATTAAGAGCTCATCATCATCCCCAATTTAGCCTTACCCTTATTGAGGTAATTCATCGGGTTGCTAAATTGAGTCCGGGATATTACAACCTCATCCTCCATTATCTCCACCGCCACCCCCAATTTCTCCGAACTCCACGCCCTAGCCATTGGGGCcaccaaaaccctaatctcCGCGTCGCAATCGAGTGCGGCGTGCGCCGTGTCGTCTACACCGGCTCCGCCGCAGTTGCCTTCGACGGCTCCCGCGACGTCGTGCTCGGCGACGGGTCCATGCCCTACCCCGATAAG TATGCGGACGTTTTGGACGAGCCGAGGGTGCAGGTGGAGATGATGGTGTTGGACGCGAACTGGAGGGGTGGTATATGTACGTATCTGGTGTTCTTTTTGGAATGTCAAATACTTTGGGTGATGGTTGTGTTTTTCGGTGTTTGTGGTCCCTTGCATTGGATTGTTGCTTTTGTATGTGACGTTTTGTTTGAATGTAAATGCCTCTTAATTTTCTTGGTCAATATTCTCCTTCTATCATACTATTTATGA